The following are encoded in a window of Polynucleobacter sp. VK25 genomic DNA:
- a CDS encoding 3-keto-5-aminohexanoate cleavage protein, translating into MNAKKEQLTDKVIITCAVTGAIHTPSMSPYLPITPEEITEAAVGAAEAGAAIIHLHARDPVTGRPDQSPEAFGKFLPQIKSRTNAVLNLTSGGSPFMKIDERIQPSMKFAPEVASLNMGSLNFGLFPMLSRFKEFKHDWERKHLEDSNDLIFRNTFKDIEFALKAVADHQIRFEFECYDIGHLYNLAHFVERGLIKPPFFVQSVFGILGGIGAHYEDVVHMKRTADRLFGKDYQWSVLGAGRNQLKIAAMSAGMGGNIRVGLEDNLWLGKGTLAKSNAEQVIKARQIVESLGLEVASPDDAREMLQLKGADKVNF; encoded by the coding sequence GTGAATGCTAAAAAAGAGCAATTGACCGATAAAGTCATCATTACTTGTGCTGTTACGGGGGCAATTCATACCCCGTCAATGTCGCCGTACCTACCCATCACCCCCGAAGAGATTACTGAGGCTGCCGTTGGGGCTGCCGAGGCAGGGGCTGCCATTATTCATTTGCATGCAAGAGACCCTGTAACTGGCAGGCCTGATCAAAGTCCGGAAGCATTTGGTAAATTTTTACCGCAAATTAAAAGTAGGACAAATGCAGTCCTAAATTTAACGAGTGGCGGCTCACCATTTATGAAGATTGATGAACGAATTCAACCTTCAATGAAGTTTGCACCAGAAGTAGCCTCTCTCAATATGGGCTCTTTAAATTTTGGTTTATTCCCAATGCTCTCTCGATTTAAGGAATTTAAACATGATTGGGAGAGAAAGCATTTGGAGGATAGCAATGATTTGATTTTCCGCAATACCTTTAAAGATATTGAATTTGCTCTAAAGGCAGTTGCCGATCATCAAATTCGTTTTGAATTCGAGTGTTATGACATAGGCCATCTCTACAACTTGGCACATTTTGTGGAGCGAGGATTGATCAAGCCACCATTCTTTGTGCAATCCGTTTTTGGAATACTAGGGGGCATTGGCGCCCACTATGAGGATGTGGTTCATATGAAGCGTACGGCAGATCGTTTATTTGGTAAAGATTACCAATGGTCTGTCTTAGGTGCCGGTCGCAATCAACTCAAAATTGCTGCCATGAGTGCAGGCATGGGTGGAAACATTCGAGTTGGTCTTGAGGACAACCTTTGGCTTGGCAAGGGCACTTTAGCGAAATCGAATGCGGAGCAAGTGATCAAGGCGCGTCAAATTGTTGAAAGTCTTGGTCTAGAAGTGGCCAGTCCAGATGATGCAAGAGAGATGCTGCAGTTAAAGGGCGCCGACAAAGTGAATTTTTAA
- a CDS encoding GntR family transcriptional regulator, giving the protein MSKKISKEAEICQRLEEGIKSGEYPIGAKLPTEEELCTSFVASRYSVRQALGSLVEAGLISRHKRAGSFVISTTRISQLIQSVGSIQQLLNYPSETIREVLRSEFITADHELAAILKCAPGDSWFHIESIRIPKGSKIPLCKTDIYVLPQFSGVIKHKKHEQIPIADQILEMYGELAESTQIDIVASNVDPKTAALLKVKKNSSALTVYRRYANAAGKIFEVGIGVHPSERYTYSFNFKRNG; this is encoded by the coding sequence ATGTCCAAAAAAATATCCAAAGAAGCTGAAATCTGTCAAAGACTTGAAGAAGGCATTAAGTCCGGTGAATACCCCATAGGCGCAAAGCTTCCAACCGAAGAAGAGCTATGCACTTCATTTGTGGCTAGTCGATACTCTGTGAGACAAGCCCTAGGATCTTTGGTTGAGGCTGGGCTAATTTCCAGACATAAACGTGCTGGCTCTTTTGTCATCTCCACTACAAGAATCAGTCAGCTAATTCAGTCGGTTGGTTCAATACAGCAATTATTAAACTACCCCAGCGAAACCATTCGCGAAGTGCTGCGTTCCGAATTCATTACAGCGGATCATGAATTAGCTGCAATCCTAAAATGCGCTCCTGGCGATAGTTGGTTTCATATTGAATCAATTCGCATCCCCAAGGGATCAAAAATACCTTTGTGTAAAACAGATATTTATGTTCTTCCACAATTTTCAGGGGTGATCAAACATAAAAAGCATGAACAAATACCCATAGCTGATCAGATTCTTGAAATGTATGGTGAATTGGCTGAGTCCACTCAGATTGATATTGTGGCAAGTAATGTTGACCCCAAAACTGCTGCCCTATTGAAGGTTAAGAAAAATTCATCCGCATTAACTGTATATCGAAGATATGCAAATGCTGCCGGTAAGATTTTTGAAGTGGGTATTGGGGTTCACCCGTCGGAAAGATACACCTACTCTTTTAACTTCAAAAGAAAT